The DNA segment ATGGAACTCATCGATCAATATGAATTTATCTATGGTATTATCGGATGGCATCCGGTAGATGCGATTGATTGTACCGAAGAACGTCTAGAATGGATCGAAAAATTGGCGCAACATCCTAAGATTATCGGTATCGGAGAAACAGGTTTGGATTATCACTGGGATAAATCACCGAAAGATGTTCAACAGGACGTATTTAGAAAGCAAATCGCTTTAGCTAAACGTGTGAATTTACCGATTATTATTCATAACAGAGAGGCAACACAAGATTGCGTAGATATTTTAAAAGAAGAACATGCTGAAGAAATTAGCGGAATTATGCATAGCTTTAGTGCTTCACCTGAAATTGCAGATGAAGTGATTAATAAGTTAAACTTCTACATCTCTTTAGGCGGTCCAGTAACTTTC comes from the Staphylococcus hsinchuensis genome and includes:
- a CDS encoding TatD family hydrolase, whose protein sequence is MLIDTHVHLNADQYDEDLEEVIERARDNGVDRMFVVGFDTPTVERTMELIDQYEFIYGIIGWHPVDAIDCTEERLEWIEKLAQHPKIIGIGETGLDYHWDKSPKDVQQDVFRKQIALAKRVNLPIIIHNREATQDCVDILKEEHAEEISGIMHSFSASPEIADEVINKLNFYISLGGPVTFKNAKQPKEVAQHVPMDRLLVETDAPFLSPHPYRGKRNEPERVTLVAEKIAELREMDYAEVCRQTTENAERLFKL